One region of Parambassis ranga chromosome 21, fParRan2.1, whole genome shotgun sequence genomic DNA includes:
- the plcd4b gene encoding 1-phosphatidylinositol 4,5-bisphosphate phosphodiesterase delta-4: MDPECSRIQDDPDIKVMMAGSTLRKVKSRSWKKQRHFRLLEDGLTIWYKSRWAGKGHSTFSVTEVEAVREGHQSEVLLSLAEEFPADLCFTLVFHGRQGNLDLVADSLEEAQAWIQGVRKLIHRAQTMDEKERLDQWVWDWFQKADKNKDGKMNFKEVKKLLKMMNVDMNEEHALHLFTMADKSESGSLEIEQFVHFYKMLTQRDEVWKVFQDYSGDGERLMLEELQNFLQTEQYEGEQSVQHAQELIDCYEPSETAMKQGAMSLDGFQVYLCSQEGSIFKPEYQKLHQDMSQPLSHYFISSSHNTYLLEDQLRGQSSLEAYIQALKRGCRCVEVDCWDGSDGEPVVYHGHTLTSKILFKDVISTVKEYAFKTSDFPVILSLENHCGVEQQTVMAQHLKQVLGDMLQTTLLDGQVPQQLPSPQELKGKILLKAKKIGGLEECLDETLTDEGSDEEEMSNDDPESLSTEDPQAGNHTDKKSKLSRELSDLVVYCKSVHFHGFEHARSHAKFYEMSSFSESKAKKLAKEAGTEFVQYNTQQLSRIYPSGLRTDSSNYNPQEMWNVGCQIVALNFQTAGLEMDLNDGLFRQNGCCGYVLKPDFMRDGNTQFSPEKPEERQGYKPLRLSIQVISGQQLPKVNQKEGSIVDPLVRVEIYGVPPDQAKDETSHINNNGFNPVWNETLNFVIHTPELALVRFVVEDYDKASRNDFIGQFTLPLTCIQAGYRHIHLLSKDGTAIPPSSLFVNINISELT; this comes from the exons ATGGATCCCGAATGCTCGC GTATCCAAGATGATCCAGATATTAAGGTGATGATGGCAGGGTCGACTCTGAGGAAAGTCAAATCCCGTTCCTGGAAGAAGCAGCGACATTTCCGGCTTTTGGAGGATGGACTGACAATCTGGTACAAGTCCAGATGGGCGGGAAAAGGCCACTCAACCT TTTCAGtgacagaggtggaggcagtgcgggAGGGCCATCAGTCGGAGGTCCTGCTGAGCCTCGCTGAGGAGTTCCCGGCTGACCTCTGCTTTACCTTGGTGTTCCATGGTCGCCAAGGCAACTTGGACCTCGTGGCTGATTCCCTGGAGGAGGCCCAGGCTTGGATCCAAGGAGTGCGCAAGCTGATTCACAGAGCTCAAACAATGGATGAGAAGGAGAGGCTTGACCA GTGGGTCTGGGACTGGTTTCAGAAagctgacaaaaacaaagatggaaaGATGAATTTCAAAGAAGTGAAGAAGCTGCTGAAGATGATGAACGTAGATATGAATGAAGAACACGCTCTGCATCTCTTCACA ATGGCGGACAAATCAGAGAGCGGTTCCTTGGAAATTGAGCAATTTGTCCACTTCTACAAGATGCTGACTCAGCGGGATGAAGTCTGGAAGGTGTTCCAGGACTATtcaggagatggagagaggttGATGTTGGAGGAGCTGCAAAATTTCCTGCAGACAGAGCAATACGAAGGAGAGCAGAGTGTCCAGCATGCCCAGGAGCTGATTGACTGCTATGAACCATCAGAGACAG CTATGAAACAAGGCGCCATGTCCTTGGATGGTTTCCAGGTGTACCTGTGCTCCCAGGAGGGCTCCATATTCAAACCTGAGTACCAGAAGCTTCACCAGGACATGAGCCAGCCACTCAGCCACTACTTCATCTCCTCTTCACACAACACATACCTCCTGGAGGACCAGCTGCGTGGACAAAGCAGCTTGGAGGCATACATTCA ggCTCTGAAGAGAGGCTGCCGCTGCGTTGAGGTGGACTGCTGGGATGGTAGTGATGGGGAGCCTGTTGTGTATCATGGTCACACCTTGACCTCAAAAATCCTCTTCAAAGACGTTATTTCAACAGTCAAGGAGTACGCATTCAAG ACGTCAGACTTCCCGGTCATCCTGTCCCTTGAGAATCACTGTGgtgtggagcagcagacagtAATGGCCCAACACCTAAAACAGGTCTTGGGTGACATGCTGCAGACCACCTTGTTGGATGGACAGGTCCCACAGCAGCTCCCATCTCCTCAG GAACTGAAGGGGAAAATCTTGCTGAAAGCCAAGAAAATTGGTGGTCTAGAAGAGTGTCTGGATGAAACCTTGACAGATGAAGGTAGTGATGAAGAAGAAATGAGCAACGATGATCCTGAGAGCCTTTCAACCGAAGATCCACAGGCTGGGAACCACACCGATAAG AAGTCCAAACTGTCAAGGGAGCTGTCAGACTTGGTGGTTTACTGCAAGAGCGTGCACTTTCACGGCTTTGAGCATGCTCGCTCTCACGCTAAATTCTATGAGATGTCCTCATTCTCTGAATCCAAGGCCAAGAAGCTCGCAAAGGAAGCAG GGACGGAGTTTGTGCAgtacaacacacagcagctgagcaggATCTACCCCAGTGGCCTCAGGACAGACTCCTCCAACTATAATCCACAGGAGATGTGGAATGTGGGCTGCCAGATAG TGGCTCTGAACTTCCAGACAGCTGGTCTGGAAATGGATCTGAATGACGGGTTGTTCAGGCAGAATGGCTGCTGCGGCTATGTCCTCAAGCCTGACTTCATGAGAGATGGCAACACTCAGTTCAGCCCAGAGAAACCTGAGGAGCGGCAAGGCTACAAACCACTGCGCTTATCTATACAG GTGATCAGTGGCCAACAGCTGCCGAAGGTTAATCAGAAGGAAGGTTCAATAGTTGACCCACTGGTCAGAGTGGAGATCTATGGAGTACCACCTGACCAAGCAAAGGATGAGACCAGTCACATTAACAACAATG GTTTTAATCCAGTGTGGAATGAAACTCTAAATTTTGTCATCCACACTCCTGAGCTGGCCCTGGTTCGCTTTGTGGTGGAGGACTATGACAAGGCTTCCAGAAACGACTTCATTGGACAGTTCACTCTTCCCCTAACGTGCATCCAAGCAG GATACCGTCACATACATCTGCTGTCTAAAGATGGAACGGCCATCCCTCCGTCCTCACTCTTTGTTAACATCAACATTTCAGAGCTCACATAA
- the usp37 gene encoding ubiquitin carboxyl-terminal hydrolase 37: MTTFVPKLSSGGAVKIRFYNSDLGTSRWKEGTFEILEKDNKVNLCLRFNCGGPAKSFQLNQNVKTFSHNLNRIMLTLKDSNVIILDKMPPSLTQKTKECLEKLKQGKPVLKSSGSANFGVLGSRSVKNEPNPPGERQTSARRQSAEGREDTTPRKPLGSPSRAASTPTRTGLSENRSEKRKRLLNSESDLTEDYPKENDSSSNNKATSDPSRKFLISCKDKLKQAEENRNPAPLCSTPLQPSSFYGSRTVTKDYSQSHSFLDRPSGTTQSTTVKRSLMLPNHSTPFKKVRPSLDYGGWNKQRPSTLAQTQPPLQGFSNLGNTCYMNAILQSLFSLPSFSNDMLKQSIPWKKVPINALLRRFAHLMVKKDVGCPETKKDLLRKVKSAISSTAERFSGNMQNDAHEFLSQCLDQLKDDVEKMNKSWSNDAASSSSSVVCENGQEATPVSSVVKAEPGEEADISRIYTCPVAVNMEFEVQHTITCKGCGEVVTKREQFNDLSIDLPRRKKTLPLRSIQDSLDLFFRMEEIEYSCEKCNGKAATVTHKFSKLPRVLILHLKRYSFNAQLSLNSKLGQQVMIPRYLTLLSHCTESTRPPISLGWSSQASVSRTLKTSQTVNSSTTSLRRIGGKAANSSCTSLLVDSDCDEEVNRKVSSSRKRRLSCCLPDDDDRQEERGTAMDSADFSGINDDEMLAAVLEMSGQEAGLSGPPPMEEEATSSPDTGFGDTDAHGLAYHTDLMEAESKQPADVLDSLDLTMDENKENQTPDGVQQQGELDWVQQYSLDQEREEQELQQALAQSLQEHEAQEMREDDDLKRATELSLQEFNNSLPELLCSDDDSGNEDVLDMEYTEAEAENLKRNAESGELANSFRLISVVSHIGSSSSSGHYISDVYDMKKQSWLTYNDLDVSRTQESAVQRDRDRSGYIFFYMHKDVFEQLSEMERSGASSTSEVGRNVLQPL, from the exons ATGACAACGTTTGTACCCAAACTCTCCAGTGGTGGCGCTGTTAAGATCCGCTTCTACAATTCTGACCTGGGCACCAGTAGATGGAAAGAGGGAACGTTTGAGATCTTGGAGAAGGACAACAAAGTTAACCTCTGTCTGCGATTCAATTGTGGTGGACCTGCCAAAAGTTTCCAG CTGAACCAGAATGTGAAGACTTTCTCCCATAATCTAAATCGGATCATGCTGACTTTAAAGGACAGTAATGTCATCATCTTGGATAAGATGCCTCCATCTTTGACTCAGAAGACTAAAGAATGCTTGGAAAAGCTTAAGCAGGGAAAGCCAG TTTTAAAATCATCTGGAAGTGCAAACTTTGGTGTCCTCGGGAGCCGTTCTGTGAAAAATGAGCCCAATCCTCCAGGGGAGAGGCAG ACATCCGCAAGGCGGCAGAGTGCAGAGGGCCGGGAGGACACAACACCAAGGAAGCCTCTTGGCAGTCCCAGCAGAGCGGCCTCTACACCTACTCGCACGGGACTGTCTGAAAACAG gagtgaaaagagaaagagactaCTCAACTCTGAAAGTGACCTCACTGAGGACTACCCCAAGGAAAATGACTCTTCAAG CAACAACAAGGCTACTTCAGATCCATCCAGAAAGTTTCTAATAAGCTGCAAAGACAAGCTGAAGCAGGCCGAGGAGAACAGGAACCCAG CTCCACTGTGTTCAACTCCCCTTCAGCCATCATCATTTTATGGTAGTCGAACAGTGACTAAAGACTACAGCCAGAGCCATTCTTTTCTGGACAG GCCATCCGGCACTACACAGTCCACCACAGTCAAGAGAAGCCTTATGCTCCCCAACCATTCCACTCCCTTTAAGAAGGTACGGCCCTCACTGGACTATGGTGGCTGGAACAAGCAGAGGCCCTCCACCTTGGCACAGACTCAACCTCCACTGCAAGG ATTTTCAAACCTGGGAAACACCTGCTACATGAATGCCATCTTGCAGTCCCTCTTCAGCCTCCCCTCCTTTTCCAATGACATGCTGAAGCAGAGCATTCCCTGGAAGAAGGTGCCCATCAATGCATTGCTCAG GCGTTTTGCTCACCTCATGGTCAAAAAGGACGTTGGCTGTCCAGAGACAAAAAAGGACCTCCTGAGGAAAGTGAAGAGTGCCATTTCCTCCACAGCTGAACGTTTCTCTGGAAATATGCAGAAT GATGCTCATGAGTTTCTGAGTCAGTGTTTGGACCAGCTGAAGGACGATGTTGAGAAAATGAACAAGAGCTGGTCAAACGATGCtgcctcttcatcatcttctgtggtgtgtgagaatGGTCAGGAGGCAACTCCAGTGTCATCTGTGGTTAAGGCAGAGCCTGGTGAGGAGGCGGACATCTCCCGCATTTACACTTGCCCAGTGGCTGTCAACATGGAATTTGAGGTGCAACACACCATCACCTGCAAAGG gtGTGGCGAGGTAGTTACCAAGCGAGAGCAGTTTAATGACTTGTCCATCGACCTGCCACGCCGAAAGAAAACCCTTCCACTTCGCTCTATCCAGGATTCTCTGGATCTCTTTTTTAGG ATGGAGGAAATTGAGTACTCCTGTGAAAAGTGCAATGGGAAGGCAGCCACCGTCACACATAAATTCAGCAAACTACCCAG AGTCCTCATCCTTCACCTGAAACGGTACAGCTTTAACGCTCAGCTGTCTCTGAACAGCAAGCTGGGCCAGCAGGTGATGATACCACGATACCTGACCCTGCTGTCCCACTGCACTGAATCCACAAGACCTCCCATTAGCCTTGGCTGGAGTTCTCAAGCTTCTGT GTCAAGAACGCTTAAAACGTCACAGACAGTTAACTCCTCAACAACATCTCTCAG AAGGATTGGTGGGAAAGCTGCCAACTCTAGCTGCACCTCTCTACTTGTGGACTCCGACTGTGACGAAGAGGTCAACAGAAAGGTCAGCTCGAGCCGCAAGCGCCGACTAAGCTGCTGTCTGCCTGATGATGATGACCGTCAGGAGGAG AGGGGAACAGCAATGGATTCAGCAGACTTCAGTGGCATAAACGATGATGAAATGCTGGCAGCTGTGCTGGAGATGAGTGGTCAAGAAGCTGGCCTCTCTGGACCACCACcaatggaggaggaggcaacCAGCAGCCCTGACACAGGGTTTGGGGACACAGATGCTCATGGCCTGGCATATCACACAGACCTGATGGAAGCTGAGAGCAAACAGcctgcag ATGTGTTGGATTCTCTGGATTTGACCATGGATGAAAATAAGGAGAACCAAACTCCTGATGgggtgcagcagcagggggagctggaCTGGGTGCAGCAGTATAGTCTGGATCAGGAAAGGGaagagcaggagctgcagcaggcccTGGCCCAGAGCCTTCAGGAGCAT GAAGCCCAGGAGATGAGAGAGGATGATGATCTGAAGAGGGCTACTGAGCTCAGCTTGCAAG AATTTAACAACTCTCTgcctgagctgctctgctcagatGATGACTCTGGCAATGAGGACGTGCTGGACATGGAGTACACTGAAGCGGAGGCAGAGAACCTGAAGAGAAATGCTGAG AGTGGAGAATTGGCCAACTCTTTTAGACTCATCAGTGTTGTCAGTCACATTGGGAGCAGCTCTTCCTCTG GTCATTATATCAGTGATGTGTATGACATGAAGAAACAGTCATGGCTTACCTACAACGACCTGGATGTGTCACGTACACAGGAATCAGCCGTCCAGCGTGACCGTGACCGCAGCGGATACATCTTCTTCTACATGCACAA GGATGTGTTTGAGCAGCTGTCTGAGATGGAGCGATCTGGAGCCAGCAGCACTTCAGAGGTGGGGAGAAACGTCCTGCAGCCCCTCTGA
- the LOC114426297 gene encoding CCR4-NOT transcription complex subunit 9-like has translation MLATGAAVTNVTALAQVDREKIYQWINELSSPETRENALLELSKKRESVPDLAPMLWHSCGTIAALLQEIVNIYPSINPPTLTAHQSNRVCNALALLQCVASHPETRSAFLAAHIPLFLYPFLHTVSKTRPFEYLRLTSLGVIGALVKTDEQEVINFLLTTEIIPLCLRIMESGSELSKTVATFILQKILLDDTGLAYICQTYERFSHVAMILGKMVLQLSKEPSARLLKHVVRCYLRLSDNLRAREALRQCLPDQLKDSTFAQVLKDDTTTKRWLAQLVKNLQEGQVTDARGIPLAPQ, from the exons ATGCTGGCGACGGGAGCG GCTGTAACTAACGTCACAGCCTTGGCCCAGGTAGACCGGGAGAAGATCTACCAATGGATCAATGAGCTGTCCAGCCCAGAGACTAGAGAAAATGCCTTGTTGGAACTAAGCAAGAAACGCGAGTCTGTTCCAGACTTGGCACCAATGCTCTGGCATTCCTGTGGCACTATTGCTGCCCTTTTGCAG GAAATAGTGAACATTTATCCATCTATAAACCCACCTACACTCACTGCTCACCAGTCTAACAGGGTGTGCAATGCCTTGGCACTTCTGCAGTGTGTCGCCTCACACCCAGAGACACG GTCGGCTTTTCTTGCGGCTCACATCCCTCTTTTTCTGTATCCATTTCTGCACACTGTGAGCAAAACACGGCCATTTGAATATCTGCGTCTTACCAGCCTCGGAGTCATAG GGGCCTTGGTCAAAACAGATGAACAAGAAGTGATCAATTTCCTACTCACCACGGAAATCATCCCGCTGTGTCTCCGCATCATGGAATCAGGGAGTGAACTCTCCAAGACG gttgCTACTTTCATACTGCAGAAGATCCTGTTGGATGACACGGGGCTTGCATATATATGTCAGACATATGAGCGCTTTTCCCATGTGGCCATGATTCTT GGAAAAATGGTACTGCAGCTCTCCAAAGAACCATCCGCCCGTCTGCTGAAGCATGTTGTTCGCTGCTATCTTCGCCTCTCTGATAATCTCAG AGCCAGAGAGGCCCTGCGTCAGTGTCTACCAGACCAGCTGAAGGACAGCACCTTTGCCCAGGTGCTGAAGGATGACACCACCACCAAGCGCTGGCTGGCCCAGCTGGTCAAGAACCTGCAGGAGGGCCAAGTCACCGATGCTAGAGGAATCCCGCTGGCTCCTCAGTGA